The DNA sequence CCGGCCGATATCCGCAGGGAAGGCGGCGTCGCGCGCATGGCCGACCCGCAGAAGGTCGAAGAGATCATGGCTGCCGTCAGCATCCCCGTGATGGCGAAGGCACGAATCGGACATTTTGTCGAGGCACAGATTCTCCAGTCGCTGGGGGTCGACTACATCGACGAGAGCGAAGTGCTCACTCCCGCAGACGAGGAGCATCACATCGACAAGTGGCAGTTCACGACGCCGTTCGTGTGTGGGGCCCGAAACCTGGGTGAGGCCCTCCGGCGAATCGCCGAAGGTGCCGCCATGATCCGCACGAAAGGTGAGGCCGGGACCGGCAACGTGGTGGAGGCGGTTCGGCACGTTCGCACGGTGAACAGAGAGCTGCGCGCACTTACGACAATGGGAGCGGAGGAGCTCGCGGCTGCGGCCAAACAGCTTGGAGCCTCGGTCGAACTGGTGAGAGAAGTCGCCGGGACCGGCAAGCTCCCCGTGGTCAACTTTGCCGCAGGGGGCATTGCCACTCCTGCAGACGCTGCACTGATGATGCAACTCGGCTGTGAGGGTGTGTTCGTGGGGTCGGGCATCTTCAAGAGCGAAGATCCTGCACCCAGGGCCCGAGCGATCGTCGAGGCGGTGACTTTCTACCAGGATCCGTCGGCCATCGCGAAGGCCTCCAAAGGTCTCGGCGAGCCGATGCACGGTATCGACATGAGTGAACTCGACGAGGGCGACCTGCTCCAGACTCGGGGCTGGTAGGAGTGTCGGACATCGGGATACTCGCCCTGCAGGGCGACGTCCGCGAGCATGCACGCATGATCGGCGCGCTTGGATACTCGACTCGCGAGGTGCGACTGCCAGACGATCTCGAGGGGTTGTCGGGGCTGGTTCTCCCCGGAGGCGAGTCGACGACCATCGGGCGGCTCTCGGAACGCTTCGAGCTGCTGGGTCCGCTGCGCGAAGTGATCGGCTCCGGCCTGCCGACCTTGGGTACGTGCGCCGGGATGATCTTCCTTGCTTCAGGTGTGACCGAG is a window from the Actinomycetota bacterium genome containing:
- the pdxS gene encoding pyridoxal 5'-phosphate synthase lyase subunit PdxS translates to MLKGGVIMDVINAEQATIAEEAGAVAVMALERVPADIRREGGVARMADPQKVEEIMAAVSIPVMAKARIGHFVEAQILQSLGVDYIDESEVLTPADEEHHIDKWQFTTPFVCGARNLGEALRRIAEGAAMIRTKGEAGTGNVVEAVRHVRTVNRELRALTTMGAEELAAAAKQLGASVELVREVAGTGKLPVVNFAAGGIATPADAALMMQLGCEGVFVGSGIFKSEDPAPRARAIVEAVTFYQDPSAIAKASKGLGEPMHGIDMSELDEGDLLQTRGW